One window of the Candidatus Jettenia sp. genome contains the following:
- a CDS encoding Gfo/Idh/MocA family oxidoreductase, protein MRRLKVAVVGVGHLGKEHARVCAELPGVELVGVVDIHIGQAEKIAQLHNTCYFTNYKDIIGKVSAVSIAVPTKSHYAIAKEFLQNGIHVMIEKPMTGTIPEAKELIHISKTKGVILQAGYIERFNPAIAAIKKFSINPKFIECHRLSPFTFRSADIGVVLDLMIHDIDIILHITGSKVKKFDAVGVNVISDKEDIANVRLQFENGCVANITASRVSLTPMRKMRLFSEDSYISVDYQKKDALLYKKSPKLTLKALNVSEMDVSTIADLKSYVFGDLLKIEHIKMDDYEPLKKELESFVNCIVEHKEPLVSGEEGLKAIQVANDIVCEIERNLKLAHMPSMEDEL, encoded by the coding sequence ATGCGGAGATTAAAAGTTGCAGTTGTTGGTGTTGGGCATTTAGGGAAAGAGCATGCAAGGGTATGTGCCGAGCTGCCCGGAGTAGAACTGGTTGGTGTAGTCGATATACATATTGGTCAAGCAGAGAAAATTGCTCAACTGCACAATACGTGCTATTTTACAAATTATAAGGACATAATCGGTAAAGTTTCGGCCGTAAGTATCGCAGTACCTACGAAATCGCATTATGCTATTGCAAAGGAATTTCTGCAGAATGGCATACACGTTATGATCGAAAAGCCAATGACAGGGACGATACCTGAGGCGAAGGAATTAATACATATCAGTAAAACAAAAGGCGTGATACTTCAGGCAGGATATATTGAACGATTTAATCCTGCTATAGCTGCGATTAAAAAATTTTCTATTAATCCAAAATTTATTGAATGTCATCGTCTAAGCCCATTTACCTTCCGTTCGGCAGATATTGGTGTGGTATTAGATCTGATGATACATGATATTGATATCATTTTACATATCACAGGTTCTAAAGTAAAAAAATTCGATGCTGTAGGAGTAAATGTTATCTCCGATAAAGAAGATATAGCGAATGTTCGTCTTCAGTTTGAAAACGGATGCGTGGCAAATATAACAGCAAGCCGCGTCTCTCTTACCCCTATGCGTAAAATGAGATTATTCTCTGAGGATTCATATATTTCTGTTGATTATCAGAAAAAGGATGCGTTACTATATAAAAAATCACCTAAATTAACCTTAAAGGCATTGAATGTCTCTGAGATGGATGTTTCTACTATCGCAGATCTGAAAAGTTATGTATTTGGCGACCTGTTAAAGATAGAGCATATCAAGATGGATGACTATGAACCGCTCAAAAAAGAGCTGGAATCTTTTGTGAATTGTATTGTAGAGCATAAAGAGCCTCTTGTTTCAGGTGAAGAAGGCTTAAAAGCTATACAGGTCGCAAACGATATTGTATGCGAGATAGAAAGAAATCTTAAGCTGGCCCATATGCCAAGTATGGAGGACGAATTATGA
- a CDS encoding radical SAM protein, translating to MTSFDFLHIDAEIIGGKVVGKAGGVLGKMLQPYVDQFFEKINSLKVIAKKNGMQVYNLYNPPFPSQAGMRFLERKLRMMLSKMAFPVTANLAITHKCQCQCIHCSADPFIDPAKKELTVEEIKKVVDGALDLGASLVIYVGGEPLLREELYELIHYVDKTKAIPMIFTNGLLLTEENVQKLANAGLFSLNISIDSSEPELHNEFRAVPGCYQKAFEGAERCRRAGILTGISTYATGESIKTGKVEKLLKIAQEQGFSEVTIFDCIPSGRFLKDTSKILTAEDRKQLIALTKKYHEMDHPMGINCMSIINSPRGVGCYGAQSQFYMTAYGDINPCDFNPINFGNVREMSIQEIWKKMVTHPDFSKRYPTCRMQSKAYRKKYIDPLPKDVRLPVKIEDIAPVELAEQETNLAGVR from the coding sequence ATGACATCATTTGATTTTTTGCATATCGATGCTGAAATTATTGGAGGAAAGGTTGTTGGGAAGGCAGGAGGGGTGCTGGGCAAGATGCTACAGCCCTATGTAGATCAATTTTTTGAAAAGATCAATTCCTTAAAAGTAATTGCAAAAAAGAATGGAATGCAGGTATATAATCTCTATAATCCGCCATTCCCCAGTCAGGCAGGAATGAGATTTCTGGAAAGAAAGTTAAGAATGATGCTCTCTAAAATGGCATTCCCTGTTACCGCTAATTTAGCCATAACGCATAAATGCCAGTGCCAGTGTATTCACTGCAGTGCAGATCCATTTATTGACCCCGCCAAGAAAGAGCTTACGGTCGAGGAGATAAAAAAAGTTGTTGATGGTGCATTAGACCTTGGCGCAAGTCTGGTTATTTATGTAGGCGGAGAGCCTTTGCTTCGCGAAGAGCTTTATGAACTCATTCATTATGTAGATAAGACCAAGGCTATTCCTATGATATTTACGAACGGATTGCTCCTGACGGAAGAGAATGTCCAGAAGCTTGCCAATGCAGGCCTATTCTCGCTCAATATTTCTATAGATAGCAGTGAACCTGAACTACACAATGAGTTCAGAGCGGTACCCGGTTGTTATCAAAAAGCATTTGAAGGAGCTGAACGTTGCCGGAGAGCTGGCATCTTAACAGGTATTTCTACCTATGCGACCGGCGAAAGTATCAAGACAGGCAAGGTCGAAAAGCTTTTAAAGATCGCGCAGGAGCAGGGTTTTTCTGAGGTTACTATTTTTGATTGCATACCTTCAGGCCGATTCTTAAAAGATACATCAAAAATACTGACAGCGGAAGACCGGAAACAATTGATTGCGCTTACAAAGAAATATCACGAGATGGATCATCCCATGGGGATCAATTGCATGTCAATTATTAATTCTCCAAGGGGAGTGGGCTGCTATGGAGCACAATCGCAATTTTATATGACAGCATATGGCGATATCAATCCCTGTGATTTCAACCCGATTAATTTCGGAAATGTACGTGAGATGTCTATTCAGGAAATATGGAAAAAGATGGTCACGCATCCGGATTTTAGCAAGAGATATCCTACATGCCGGATGCAAAGTAAGGCATACCGAAAGAAGTATATTGATCCACTTCCGAAAGATGTAAGACTACCGGTAAAAATAGAAGATATTGCGCCTGTTGAGCTGGCGGAACAGGAGACTAATCTTGCAGGAGTTCGTTAG
- a CDS encoding DUF1858 domain-containing protein encodes MGNEILITKKMSTGEVTKKYPATKAVFTKYFGKGCFDCPSFGTEDINLACMMHNTDVDKFVKELNEAAKQEANKTS; translated from the coding sequence ATGGGTAATGAGATTCTTATCACGAAGAAAATGAGCACGGGAGAAGTGACAAAGAAATACCCAGCAACAAAAGCGGTTTTCACAAAATATTTTGGGAAAGGATGTTTTGATTGCCCTTCCTTTGGCACAGAGGATATCAATCTTGCATGCATGATGCATAATACAGATGTTGATAAATTTGTCAAGGAACTAAACGAAGCGGCGAAACAAGAGGCAAATAAAACCTCATAA
- a CDS encoding cupin domain-containing protein: MEPIHLEEKIKFNKEHFIPNILYASPKVKMPLICMEPGQEIPSHGGHSVGIFYVKEGKGIFTLDNQKIDMEKGTVVIAPEGASRGMRCVERMVVLAMSAG, from the coding sequence TTGGAGCCAATACATCTGGAAGAAAAGATAAAATTTAATAAAGAGCATTTTATCCCAAATATCCTTTATGCCTCTCCGAAGGTAAAAATGCCCCTTATTTGTATGGAACCCGGACAGGAAATTCCATCTCATGGAGGGCACAGCGTGGGCATATTTTATGTGAAGGAAGGTAAAGGGATCTTCACCCTCGATAATCAGAAAATTGATATGGAAAAAGGAACCGTAGTTATTGCTCCGGAAGGCGCATCCAGGGGAATGAGATGTGTGGAACGAATGGTTGTTTTAGCTATGAGTGCGGGGTAA
- a CDS encoding cupin domain-containing protein, whose product MGKIDVKEQIEFSKEKYVSKILFDSDKARVVLFCLEKGQEVPLHTVEPQVIMLVISGKGSFTVGDKIYKVKPDSVAICESMEAHGMKADEQMVVLASIVPRP is encoded by the coding sequence ATGGGAAAAATTGATGTAAAAGAACAGATAGAATTTTCAAAAGAAAAATATGTATCAAAGATCCTGTTTGATAGTGATAAAGCACGGGTTGTATTGTTCTGTTTGGAGAAAGGGCAGGAGGTGCCTTTGCATACAGTGGAACCTCAGGTGATAATGCTGGTAATTTCAGGAAAAGGTTCATTTACTGTAGGAGACAAGATATATAAAGTTAAACCAGATTCTGTAGCGATTTGTGAGAGCATGGAAGCGCACGGGATGAAGGCTGATGAGCAGATGGTTGTCCTTGCTTCAATCGTACCGCGGCCATAA
- a CDS encoding DUF2249 domain-containing protein, protein MSEKSPVTLDVRNIVPRERHPKIFNTFDGLKKGEMMVLINDHDPKPLKYQLDAERKGQMDWKYIEQGPEMWKVEITKK, encoded by the coding sequence ATGAGTGAGAAATCACCCGTTACGTTAGATGTTAGAAATATTGTGCCCAGAGAAAGACATCCGAAGATTTTTAATACTTTTGATGGCCTCAAAAAAGGAGAGATGATGGTCCTGATAAACGATCATGACCCCAAGCCGTTAAAGTATCAGCTTGATGCAGAACGAAAGGGGCAAATGGATTGGAAGTATATTGAACAAGGACCGGAAATGTGGAAGGTAGAAATAACAAAAAAATAA
- a CDS encoding hydroxylamine oxidoreductase, protein MIKEVRCIVSIIMIALFACIGFGCENTSARKAEAVTAPKTTKGTIEKPVVTQAVQESVAAQPKEEVKKEEVKQEAPAPEEQEERKESHAGCPSKQEEMASHPKDTRTIQEIISQITGEKIGPDNSGDLYHNGLTATYTGPKEVFPGEGKFGKLFSFLPIIRWYDPDHYYTPNMAISGEFKHEECIMCHTVQTPGIVAQWKKSKHASTEKGVVGCDKCHGNNHQQLYMPSWRHCGECHPEQQSGHRDGKLGSHAYAFHVNVVETPWQIAKPAEEVTACATCHGIAENRCDGCHTRHDFSLAEARKPNNCGICHTGLDHYEYEMYKESYHGMIYESEQHTWDWTKPLKPANYKTPTCAFCHMKDGEHNAQKASTIYSHMGTSLVDRGAPKFKEERQNWINTCKGCHSPRFAADQLNAMDEAVKLSFTKWREAMKVVMDLYNDGMLDPMPNDLAPDYAGHYTFSLLGGEGRMYNVSDIERTSFEMLVYVTNAVYKAMAHGAMYGATYGKGAFLQDRWLVQVKSEASRLRRLRALEDKVGIKHKAYDFWKHGEYTDLLLGWRRKPGDVDKSACKHEGENCLVD, encoded by the coding sequence ATGATCAAGGAAGTAAGATGTATCGTCTCTATAATAATGATTGCTCTGTTTGCCTGTATCGGTTTTGGCTGCGAAAATACGAGTGCGAGAAAAGCAGAAGCTGTTACCGCGCCCAAAACAACGAAAGGGACAATAGAAAAGCCGGTAGTTACTCAAGCTGTTCAGGAATCAGTTGCTGCTCAACCGAAGGAAGAAGTAAAAAAGGAAGAAGTAAAACAAGAAGCTCCTGCCCCTGAGGAGCAGGAGGAGCGTAAGGAATCGCATGCCGGCTGCCCATCAAAACAGGAAGAAATGGCTTCTCATCCAAAAGATACGAGGACAATTCAGGAAATTATTTCTCAGATAACAGGGGAAAAAATAGGCCCTGATAACTCTGGTGATCTCTATCACAACGGATTAACAGCAACCTATACAGGACCAAAAGAGGTATTCCCCGGTGAAGGTAAATTCGGGAAGTTATTCAGCTTTTTGCCTATTATAAGGTGGTATGATCCGGACCATTATTATACGCCAAATATGGCAATTTCAGGAGAGTTTAAACACGAAGAATGTATTATGTGCCATACGGTGCAAACGCCGGGTATTGTTGCACAGTGGAAGAAAAGCAAGCATGCATCAACAGAAAAGGGTGTAGTGGGATGTGATAAATGCCATGGGAACAATCATCAGCAGCTCTACATGCCTTCCTGGCGACACTGCGGTGAATGTCATCCGGAGCAGCAATCAGGCCATCGTGATGGCAAGTTAGGCTCACACGCATATGCGTTTCACGTAAATGTAGTAGAGACCCCGTGGCAGATAGCAAAACCGGCAGAAGAGGTAACCGCCTGTGCGACGTGCCATGGTATAGCTGAAAATCGGTGTGATGGATGCCACACAAGACATGACTTTTCTCTGGCGGAGGCAAGAAAGCCCAATAACTGCGGTATCTGTCATACAGGTTTGGACCACTATGAGTATGAGATGTACAAGGAATCATACCACGGGATGATTTATGAATCTGAACAACATACCTGGGATTGGACGAAACCTCTGAAACCGGCAAACTACAAGACCCCTACCTGTGCATTTTGTCATATGAAGGATGGTGAACACAACGCACAGAAGGCGTCTACCATCTACAGTCATATGGGTACATCTCTGGTAGACCGGGGAGCGCCGAAATTTAAAGAGGAGAGACAAAATTGGATTAATACCTGTAAGGGATGTCACTCACCCAGATTTGCAGCAGATCAGCTAAATGCTATGGATGAGGCCGTAAAGCTCAGTTTTACCAAATGGCGTGAGGCTATGAAGGTCGTAATGGATCTTTACAATGATGGCATGCTGGATCCCATGCCAAACGATTTGGCGCCCGACTATGCTGGACATTATACCTTTAGTCTGTTAGGTGGCGAGGGAAGAATGTATAACGTTTCCGACATAGAGCGAACCTCCTTTGAGATGCTTGTCTATGTAACCAATGCCGTGTACAAGGCGATGGCGCATGGCGCTATGTATGGTGCTACTTACGGGAAAGGCGCTTTCTTGCAAGATCGTTGGCTTGTTCAGGTGAAGAGCGAGGCCAGCCGGTTAAGAAGATTAAGGGCGCTGGAAGATAAGGTAGGTATAAAACATAAGGCATATGATTTCTGGAAGCACGGCGAGTATACCGATTTACTTTTAGGTTGGAGAAGAAAGCCAGGCGATGTAGATAAATCAGCTTGTAAACATGAGGGTGAAAATTGTCTGGTTGATTAA
- a CDS encoding DUF542 domain-containing protein gives MEKEIITKNMVINDVIKKYPKTITVFSKFKVDACCGGGFSIEKTAGASGIDMNSLLTELNKVVVASGK, from the coding sequence ATGGAAAAAGAAATTATTACAAAAAATATGGTGATTAATGATGTTATAAAAAAATACCCAAAAACAATTACGGTTTTTAGTAAATTTAAGGTAGATGCTTGTTGCGGAGGTGGATTTAGCATTGAAAAAACGGCTGGAGCGAGCGGAATAGATATGAATTCACTCCTTACAGAGCTTAATAAAGTTGTCGTAGCATCTGGTAAATAA
- a CDS encoding tellurite resistance/C4-dicarboxylate transporter family protein, translated as MRNTIKTFHPAYFAMVMSTGIISIASNLLGFNGIAYGLFYLNIVAYTIIVSLQLLRVRMFWSNLYSDLSNPKLSLVFFTTVAATNVLGAQFVTVFNQPEIAKVFWYFGIFLWTSVSLSTFSILFIKCDQRIEVVLHGGWLIATVGTQSLAVLGALLAPKYGDAGSFVLFSSFAWWMIGSFLYMILITLIIYRLVFFKVSPDALVPPYWINMGALAITTLAGSILCIQIPKIGGPYTDFLGFTKGFTLLFWSFGTWWIPFLIIMGIWKYIFNKTQFKYTPLYWGMVFPLGMYTACTIRLSQAIQIPFIANISKYFIYAAFIAWAFIFYSMIRSMIKAIITKEPVAQKEGKIAEPQMIPVGKG; from the coding sequence ATGAGAAATACAATCAAGACATTCCATCCTGCTTATTTTGCAATGGTAATGTCAACAGGCATAATTTCGATCGCTTCTAATCTTCTTGGTTTTAACGGTATTGCGTATGGACTCTTTTACTTAAATATCGTTGCATATACAATTATTGTATCGCTGCAATTATTGCGGGTAAGGATGTTTTGGAGCAATTTATACAGCGACCTTTCTAATCCCAAATTAAGTCTGGTATTTTTTACCACAGTTGCAGCCACCAATGTGCTTGGGGCACAGTTTGTTACGGTATTTAATCAGCCGGAAATTGCCAAGGTGTTCTGGTATTTTGGCATATTTTTATGGACATCGGTTTCTCTATCCACATTCAGTATTCTCTTTATAAAATGTGACCAAAGAATTGAGGTGGTGTTGCATGGCGGATGGCTTATAGCTACCGTAGGCACCCAGTCTCTGGCGGTTTTGGGTGCATTGCTTGCGCCTAAATATGGGGATGCCGGCAGTTTTGTGTTGTTTTCTTCTTTTGCCTGGTGGATGATCGGCTCATTTCTGTATATGATACTCATTACCTTAATCATTTACCGGCTCGTATTCTTTAAAGTATCTCCCGATGCGTTAGTACCACCCTACTGGATTAATATGGGTGCACTCGCCATAACAACCCTGGCAGGCTCAATCTTATGCATACAGATTCCTAAAATAGGCGGTCCCTATACTGATTTCCTGGGATTTACAAAAGGATTTACCCTGCTTTTCTGGTCATTTGGCACCTGGTGGATACCATTCCTGATAATTATGGGGATATGGAAATATATCTTCAATAAAACACAATTTAAGTACACGCCGCTTTACTGGGGTATGGTCTTCCCTTTAGGCATGTATACAGCGTGTACCATAAGGCTTTCACAAGCCATTCAAATACCCTTTATTGCCAATATCTCAAAATATTTTATCTACGCCGCATTTATTGCATGGGCTTTTATATTTTATAGTATGATACGTTCCATGATAAAAGCAATTATCACAAAAGAACCTGTTGCACAAAAAGAGGGAAAGATTGCCGAACCTCAAATGATCCCTGTTGGTAAGGGTTAA
- a CDS encoding formate/nitrite transporter family protein yields MSNAQNANPGSQEYAIPVIEIDAYAPAKMADRVGMIGVAKSKLSTLTLLALSILAGVFIALGTQLAMLVTHTATSNYGLNQLVGGAAFTMALILIVIAGAELFTGNCLIAMSFMARKITGRDLTRNLIIAFIGNFIGALTLVLWIYNSGQWMINNHLLGAKIVLAANDKVNIPFSAAFARGVLCNALVCLGIWLSYSGRSNMDKILALLWPISCLIASGFEHCVVNMWLIPMALVLKGNGSVLAAAEKIQDGKLDLSNLTFFKGFLIDNMVPVVLGNLFGGIVLVAGVYWFIYLRPSKR; encoded by the coding sequence ATGTCCAATGCGCAGAATGCAAATCCAGGCAGTCAGGAGTATGCTATACCTGTCATAGAGATCGATGCCTATGCGCCGGCAAAAATGGCGGATAGAGTAGGAATGATAGGGGTTGCGAAATCAAAGCTCAGTACCTTAACATTGCTTGCTCTCAGCATCCTTGCCGGTGTTTTTATTGCGTTAGGCACACAACTTGCGATGCTTGTAACTCATACAGCGACCTCTAATTATGGTCTTAATCAGTTAGTAGGCGGGGCTGCTTTTACTATGGCCTTAATTTTAATCGTAATTGCCGGTGCAGAGCTTTTTACGGGAAATTGCCTTATTGCAATGTCCTTTATGGCACGGAAAATTACTGGCAGAGACCTTACGAGAAATCTTATTATTGCGTTTATTGGTAATTTTATCGGTGCGCTAACCCTTGTGTTGTGGATATACAATTCCGGACAATGGATGATAAACAATCATCTCTTAGGCGCTAAGATTGTTCTTGCTGCCAATGATAAAGTAAATATACCATTTAGTGCTGCTTTTGCAAGGGGCGTGCTTTGCAATGCCCTCGTATGTTTAGGTATCTGGCTCTCGTATAGTGGTAGAAGTAATATGGATAAAATATTGGCGCTACTATGGCCTATATCCTGTCTCATAGCATCCGGATTTGAGCATTGTGTTGTGAATATGTGGCTTATTCCTATGGCGCTTGTTCTCAAGGGTAATGGCTCAGTGCTGGCTGCCGCCGAGAAAATACAGGACGGAAAATTGGATCTTTCAAACCTTACTTTTTTCAAAGGATTTTTGATTGATAATATGGTTCCTGTTGTTCTTGGAAATTTATTCGGTGGTATAGTTCTCGTTGCAGGTGTGTACTGGTTTATATACTTACGTCCATCAAAGAGATAA
- a CDS encoding formate/nitrite transporter family protein yields MAENNVPKAIQIIDIDAYSPPQIATRIDKVAALKAKLSFAQTFLLGILAGVYIGIGAQFATLVISDSTLHFGLNAVIAGIVFSLGLMLVVIGGAELFTGNSLMIMGYVSKRISTRDMMNNWIIAYTGNFIGSLTMVYWMYNAHQFEFFHNMVGAKALLIAHTKVNLPFKAVLARGVLCNAMVCLAVWLCFSGRSVADKVLSIVFPIGGFVASGFEHCVANMYFIPMGVVLRNNAAVVAAAEKMAGKTLDLSQLTWKGFFINNLIPVTFGNIVGGVVLVGIVFWFVYLRPHISVSLNVKQDFFNENK; encoded by the coding sequence ATGGCAGAAAATAATGTTCCGAAAGCTATACAAATAATAGATATAGATGCATATTCACCTCCGCAGATTGCGACCCGCATCGATAAGGTTGCTGCTTTAAAGGCAAAATTAAGTTTCGCACAAACCTTTTTGCTGGGTATTTTAGCTGGAGTTTATATCGGTATCGGCGCACAATTTGCCACATTAGTTATCAGTGATTCTACTTTGCACTTCGGACTGAATGCAGTAATAGCAGGTATTGTCTTCTCTCTTGGACTTATGCTTGTAGTCATCGGCGGTGCAGAGCTTTTTACAGGAAACAGTCTGATGATTATGGGATACGTGAGCAAGAGGATTTCAACACGTGATATGATGAATAACTGGATTATAGCGTATACAGGGAATTTTATTGGTAGTCTTACCATGGTCTATTGGATGTACAATGCACATCAATTTGAATTCTTTCATAATATGGTTGGCGCAAAGGCATTGCTCATCGCTCATACAAAAGTTAATTTGCCTTTTAAAGCAGTCCTTGCAAGAGGCGTTCTTTGTAACGCTATGGTATGCCTGGCTGTCTGGCTCTGTTTTAGCGGTAGAAGCGTTGCAGATAAGGTGCTCTCCATTGTCTTCCCTATTGGTGGATTCGTTGCCAGCGGCTTTGAACACTGTGTCGCAAATATGTATTTTATTCCCATGGGTGTAGTGTTACGAAACAATGCTGCTGTCGTTGCTGCAGCCGAAAAAATGGCAGGAAAAACCCTGGATCTTTCTCAACTTACCTGGAAGGGGTTTTTTATCAATAATCTTATTCCTGTCACTTTCGGAAATATCGTGGGTGGAGTTGTTCTGGTTGGTATCGTATTCTGGTTTGTTTATTTGCGGCCGCACATCAGTGTGTCTCTGAATGTCAAACAGGACTTTTTTAACGAAAATAAATAG
- the lpxB gene encoding lipid-A-disaccharide synthase: MYKKIFISAGDSSGDIHGANLMRCMLEKDPHIKFYGLGRENMNHAGLHCLHDMSKKSLMWLHVLKELSAFLRMKKDCIHFFKKEMPQAVILIDYCGFNFHLAKAAKKCKIPVIYYISPQIWAHGPWRVKKMKKLVDKVIVIYPFEKQFYENAGISATYVGHPLFDEIHKSGVDEKIVSELKEQWGDNIISLIPGSRKQEIVRLLPLLLQSALQIQQAIPSVQFVVSCSNEQHFDLIHTLVEDSKICCKIIVGNIHEIIKASKLCIAGAGTVTLQVAYYLKPMIIVYKISPFAYFIAKPFLTTPYIGLVNKLANKMIVPELLMYRENYTWLAHEAVQLLNNTQKREACIRDLSLLIHEIAKPGASEHAADSILNLLNSKSLPRL; the protein is encoded by the coding sequence ATGTATAAAAAAATATTCATAAGCGCCGGAGACTCATCAGGAGATATCCATGGCGCCAATCTTATGCGTTGCATGCTTGAGAAAGACCCACATATAAAATTTTATGGACTTGGAAGAGAGAACATGAACCATGCTGGTTTGCATTGCCTTCATGACATGTCTAAAAAGTCCTTAATGTGGCTCCATGTTTTGAAGGAATTGTCAGCTTTTTTAAGGATGAAAAAGGACTGTATTCATTTTTTTAAAAAGGAAATGCCGCAGGCAGTTATTCTGATTGATTATTGCGGTTTCAATTTCCATCTGGCAAAGGCAGCTAAAAAGTGCAAGATTCCGGTAATTTATTATATTAGTCCACAGATCTGGGCGCATGGGCCCTGGCGTGTAAAGAAGATGAAGAAGTTAGTAGATAAGGTAATAGTCATTTACCCTTTTGAGAAACAGTTTTATGAAAATGCAGGCATCTCTGCCACGTATGTAGGACACCCTCTCTTTGATGAGATTCATAAATCAGGTGTTGACGAAAAAATCGTTTCGGAACTAAAAGAGCAATGGGGAGACAACATAATTTCCTTAATTCCTGGCAGTCGTAAGCAGGAAATTGTTCGGTTGTTGCCATTGTTATTACAATCTGCTCTCCAGATACAGCAGGCAATTCCTTCCGTACAATTTGTCGTTTCTTGTAGCAATGAGCAGCATTTTGATCTCATACATACTCTTGTAGAAGACTCTAAGATTTGTTGCAAGATTATCGTAGGAAACATCCATGAGATAATCAAGGCATCCAAGCTTTGTATAGCAGGCGCAGGAACTGTCACATTACAGGTTGCTTACTATCTCAAGCCGATGATTATTGTTTATAAAATTTCTCCTTTCGCCTATTTTATCGCTAAGCCATTCCTGACTACCCCCTACATTGGGCTTGTAAATAAACTCGCTAACAAGATGATCGTTCCAGAACTCCTCATGTACAGGGAGAACTATACGTGGTTGGCACATGAAGCAGTTCAACTCCTTAATAATACTCAAAAAAGAGAAGCTTGCATTCGTGATTTGTCCTTACTTATTCATGAAATTGCTAAGCCGGGAGCGTCTGAGCATGCAGCAGATAGCATACTCAATCTTCTCAATTCTAAATCCCTGCCCAGATTATAG